A region of Pseudomonas sp. Marseille-Q3773 DNA encodes the following proteins:
- a CDS encoding M14 family metallopeptidase, producing the protein MHHSTHDLLSPVPGITRQLHSFHYGPRGGGKVYIQASLHADELPGMLVAWHLKRRLAELEQQGRLQQEIILVPVANPVGLEQVLLDAPLGRFELQSGENFNRNFVDLSDSIGDQIEEHLTQDPAHNLALIREYLRRGLDAHPARTPLQAQRLILQRLACDADMVLDLHCDFEAVEHLYTTPDAWPQIEPLARYLGAQASLLATDSGGQSFDECFSLVWWQLQQRFGKRFPIPLGCCSVTVELRGQADVSHELASKDCQALLDFLTHTGGIEGATTALPALRNPATPLAAVEPVVAPLGGLLVYHAKPGQTLEAGQLIAEVIDPLSDRVTAVRNQQPGLLYARSVRRMATAGMVIAHVAGEQVCRSGYLLAN; encoded by the coding sequence ATGCACCATTCAACCCACGACCTGCTCTCCCCCGTTCCGGGTATTACCCGCCAGTTGCATAGCTTCCACTACGGACCCCGTGGTGGCGGCAAGGTGTATATCCAGGCCTCGCTGCACGCCGACGAACTGCCCGGCATGCTGGTGGCCTGGCACCTCAAGCGCCGCCTGGCCGAACTGGAACAGCAAGGCCGGCTGCAACAGGAAATCATTCTGGTACCGGTGGCCAACCCGGTCGGCCTGGAACAGGTGTTGCTGGACGCACCGCTGGGGCGTTTCGAACTGCAAAGCGGTGAGAATTTCAACCGCAACTTCGTCGACCTGTCGGACAGCATCGGCGACCAGATCGAAGAACACCTGACTCAAGACCCGGCCCATAACCTCGCCCTGATCCGTGAGTACCTGCGCCGCGGGCTGGACGCGCACCCGGCGCGCACACCTCTGCAGGCCCAGCGCCTGATCCTGCAACGCCTGGCCTGTGATGCCGACATGGTGCTGGACCTGCATTGCGACTTCGAAGCCGTGGAGCATCTGTACACCACGCCAGACGCCTGGCCGCAGATCGAACCGCTGGCGCGCTACCTGGGCGCGCAGGCCAGCCTGCTGGCCACCGACTCGGGCGGGCAGTCGTTCGATGAATGCTTCAGCCTGGTCTGGTGGCAGTTGCAACAGCGCTTCGGCAAGCGCTTCCCGATCCCGCTGGGCTGCTGCTCGGTGACGGTCGAGTTGCGTGGCCAGGCCGATGTCAGCCATGAGCTGGCGAGCAAGGATTGCCAGGCGCTTCTCGACTTCCTGACCCACACGGGGGGCATCGAAGGTGCCACCACTGCCCTGCCCGCATTGCGCAACCCGGCTACCCCCCTGGCTGCGGTCGAACCCGTGGTGGCGCCATTGGGCGGGCTGCTGGTGTACCACGCAAAGCCTGGGCAAACTCTCGAAGCTGGCCAACTGATAGCCGAAGTCATCGACCCGCTCAGCGACCGGGTGACCGCCGTGCGCAACCAGCAGCCGGGCCTGCTGTATGCGCGCAGCGTGCGGCGCATGGCTACCGCCGGCATGGTCATCGCCCACGTGGCCGGCGAGCAGGTGTGCCGCAGCGGCTACCTGCTGGCTAACTGA